In one Diceros bicornis minor isolate mBicDic1 chromosome 2, mDicBic1.mat.cur, whole genome shotgun sequence genomic region, the following are encoded:
- the U2SURP gene encoding U2 snRNP-associated SURP motif-containing protein isoform X4 codes for MLPCYHHLKTRRILRRNLLALIHRMIEFVVREGPMFEAMIMNREINNPMFRFLFENQTPAHVYYRWKLYSILQGDSPTKWRTEDFRMFKNGSFWRPPPLNPYLHGMSEEQETEAFVEEPSKKGALKEEQRDKLEEILRGLTPRKNDIGDAMVFCLNNAEAAEEIVDCITESLSILKTPLPKKIARLYLVSDVLYNSSAKVANASYYRKFFETKLCQIFSDLNATYRTIQGHLQSENFKQRVMTCFRAWEDWAIYPEPFLIKLQNIFLGLVNIIEEKETEDVPDDLDGAPIEEELDGAPLEDVDGIPIDAAPIDDLDGVPIKSLDDDLDGVPLDATEDSKKNEPIFKVAPSKWEAVDESELEAQAVTTSKWELFDQHEESEEEENQNQEEESEDEEDTQSSKSEEHHLYSNPIKEEMSESKFSKYSEMSEEKRAKLREIELKVMKFQDELESGKRPKKPGQSFQEQVEHYRDKLLQREKEKELERERERDKKDKEKLESRSKDKKEKDECTPTRKERKRRHSTSPSPSRSSSGRRVKSPSPKSERSERSERSHKESSRSRSSHKDSPRDVSKKAKRSPSGSRTPKRSRRSRSRSPKKSGKKSRSQSRSPHRSHKKSKKNKH; via the exons ATGCTCCCATGTTACCACCACCTAAAAACAAGGAGGATTTTGAGaag GAATTTGCTCGCCCTGATACATCGAATGATAGAGTTTGTTGTACGTGAAGGGCCAATGTTTGAAGCTATGATTATGAACAGAGAAATCAACAATCCTATGTTCAG attcttATTTGAAAACCAGACACCAGCCCATGTTTACTATAGGTGGAAGCTTTATTCTATTTTGCAG GGAGATTCTCCAACTAAATGGAGGACGGAAGATTTTCGTATGTTCAAAAATGGATCTTTTTGGAGGCCACCACCATTAAATCCATACTTGCATGGGATGTCAGAAGAGCAAGAAACAGAAGCTTTTGTAGAGGAGCCTAGTAAAAAGGGAGCACTTAAGGAAGA acAGAGGGACAAATTAGAAGAAATCCTGCGGGGTTTAACTCCAAGGAAAAATGATATTGGAGATGCAATGGTTTTCTGTCTTAATAATGCTGAAGCTGCTGAAGAAATAGTGGATTGCATTACTGAGTCATTGTCCATCCTAAAGACACCCCTTCCCAAAAAG ATTGCCAGATTGTATTTGGTTTCTGATGTTTTGTACAACTCTTCAGCCAAAGTTGCCAATGCTTCATATTATAGAAAATT TTTTGAAACCAAGTTATGTCAGATATTTTCAGACCTCAATGCTACCTATCGTACAATTCAAGGCCATTTACAGTCTGAAAACTTTAAG cAACGGGTAATGACCTGCTTCAGAGCATGGGAAGACTGGGCAATTTATCCAGAACCATTTTTGATCAAActgcaaaatattttcttaggaCTTGTAAATATTAtcgaagaaaaggaaacagag GATGTACCTGATGACCTCGATGGTGCCCCTATTGAGGAAGAGCTTGATGGTGCACCTCTAGAAGATGTGGATGGAATTCCTATTGATGCTGCTCCCATTGATGATCTCGATGGAGTCCCTATAAAGAGTCTTGATGATGATCTTGATGGAGTGCCTT TGGATGCGACTGAGGACTCAAAGAAGAATGAACCTATATTTAAAGTTGCCCCATCAAAATGGGAAGCTGTAGATGAATCTGAGTTGGAAGCACAGG CTGTAACAACTTCTAAATGGGAGTTATTTGACCAGCATGAAGaatcagaagaagaagaaaatcaaaa TCaagaagaagaaagtgaagaTGAAGAAGATACTCAAAGTTCCAAATCTGAAGAACATCATTTGTACTCTAATCCAATCAAAGAAGAGATGAGTGAGTCCAAGTTCTCTAAGTACTCTGAAATGAGTGAGGAAAAACGAGCTAAACTTCGTGAAATTGAG CTCAAAGTTATGAAGTTTCAGGATGAATTGGAATCTGGAAAAAGACCTAAAAAACCAGGCCAGAGTTTTCAAGAGCAAGTAGAACATTACAGAGATAAACTTCTTCAACGA gagaaagagaaagaattagaaagagaACGAGAAAGAGATaagaaggataaagaaaaatTGGAATCTCGATCCaaagacaagaaggaaaaagatgAGTGTACTCCAACAAGGAAAGAAAG GAAAAGGCGACACAGTACATCCCCTAGCCCATCTCGCAGTAGCAGTGGTAGACGAGTGAAATCCCCATCACCAAAATCGGAGCGATCAGAGCGTTCAGAAAGATCTCATAAAGAGAGCTCACGATCCAGGTCATCTCACAAAGATTCTCCTAGAGATGTTAGCAAAAAGGCCAAAAG ATCACCCTCTGGTTCAAGGACACCTAAAAGATCTAGGCGATCACGGTCTAGATCCCCTAAAAAATCAGGGAAGAAATCCAGATCCCAGTCCCGATCTCCACACAGGTCTcataaaaagtcaaagaaaaacaaacactga